A stretch of the Vibrio aphrogenes genome encodes the following:
- a CDS encoding LacI family DNA-binding transcriptional regulator encodes MVTMRDVAQKAGVSKSTVSRVLNGKNIVRREVAEKVFKAIEETGYRPNLLAQQLANQKTNFIGFVVTNALYDGPYFSSLVYYAASFSEQHGRQLVMADGKHSARDEKNAINFLLDMKCAGIIVYPKYLTEKDLKEIRDSTSIPIVILNRDLTADSGYCITTDHYKNASLMMEHIIDQGHQDIAFISGLADSSTGIQRLQAYQDALLSHDISINPELVISAQWTSESGYQAAKQLVNSGAHFSAVLAGNDDMALGAMKAFVELGFNLPKDISIAGFDNSKMGAFLTPSLTSVSIPLEKMIQKGILTLLGEHSKAEQICTKGSLIIRDSVTSKA; translated from the coding sequence ATGGTAACCATGCGTGATGTGGCTCAAAAAGCTGGTGTTTCTAAATCCACTGTTTCGAGAGTACTGAACGGTAAAAATATTGTTCGCCGAGAAGTGGCAGAGAAAGTATTTAAAGCCATAGAAGAAACGGGTTATCGTCCCAATCTTTTAGCCCAGCAATTGGCGAACCAGAAGACTAATTTTATCGGTTTTGTTGTTACCAATGCTTTGTATGATGGCCCTTATTTTTCATCTCTTGTTTATTATGCCGCTTCATTTAGTGAGCAACATGGTCGTCAGCTTGTGATGGCCGATGGTAAGCACAGTGCGAGAGATGAAAAAAATGCGATCAACTTTTTACTTGATATGAAGTGCGCTGGAATTATTGTTTACCCTAAGTATCTGACAGAAAAAGATTTAAAAGAAATTAGAGACTCAACCTCGATACCTATTGTTATTTTAAATCGTGATCTTACCGCAGATTCTGGTTATTGCATCACGACAGATCATTATAAAAATGCCTCCTTAATGATGGAGCATATAATAGATCAAGGCCACCAAGATATTGCTTTTATTTCAGGTCTTGCGGACTCATCAACGGGTATCCAACGCTTACAAGCTTATCAAGATGCATTACTATCACACGATATTTCGATTAATCCTGAGCTTGTTATTTCCGCACAATGGACCTCTGAGAGTGGCTACCAAGCAGCAAAACAATTAGTGAATAGCGGCGCTCATTTTAGTGCGGTATTAGCAGGGAATGATGATATGGCATTAGGTGCGATGAAAGCCTTTGTAGAGCTTGGATTTAATTTGCCTAAAGATATTTCAATCGCCGGTTTTGATAATAGTAAAATGGGCGCATTTTTAACACCGAGCTTAACTTCAGTCAGTATTCCTTTAGAGAAGATGATTCAAAAGGGTATATTAACGTTACTCGGTGAACACTCAAAGGCTGAGCAGATTTGCACGAAAGGTTCTCTTATTATTAGAGATTCAGTGACATCAAAAGCTTGA
- the yjjG gene encoding pyrimidine 5'-nucleotidase produces MKYEWIFFDADETLFHFDAFQGMQLMFKRKGITFTEQDFADYQAINKPLWVDYQNGDISAEQLKHIRFEGWANKLGTTPSELNSAFLEAMADICSVLPGAKELMEAIAGKAKVGIITNGFTDLQEIRLARTGMDKYVEQVIISEQVGIAKPDTIIFEHALNRVGNPCKSKVLMVGDNLHSDILGGLNSGLETCWLNSHGATATDGITPHYTVSSLSELQAILLA; encoded by the coding sequence ATGAAGTACGAATGGATTTTCTTCGACGCCGACGAAACATTATTTCATTTTGATGCCTTTCAAGGTATGCAACTGATGTTTAAGAGAAAAGGAATCACTTTCACTGAGCAAGATTTTGCTGACTATCAGGCAATTAATAAACCATTATGGGTCGACTATCAAAATGGTGACATCAGCGCCGAACAGCTAAAACACATTCGCTTTGAAGGTTGGGCCAATAAGCTCGGCACCACGCCATCAGAATTAAACTCAGCCTTCTTAGAGGCGATGGCCGACATCTGTTCGGTATTGCCGGGAGCTAAAGAGTTAATGGAAGCCATTGCCGGAAAAGCCAAAGTCGGCATCATCACCAATGGTTTTACTGATTTGCAAGAAATTCGCCTTGCTCGCACCGGCATGGATAAATACGTCGAACAAGTGATCATTTCAGAGCAAGTGGGTATCGCCAAACCCGATACCATCATCTTTGAACACGCCTTAAACCGCGTAGGTAATCCATGTAAATCCAAAGTGTTAATGGTGGGAGATAACCTGCATTCCGACATCTTAGGCGGGCTGAATTCCGGCCTAGAAACCTGTTGGTTAAACTCTCACGGCGCAACCGCCACAGATGGAATAACCCCGCATTATACGGTCAGTTCATTAAGTGAGTTACAAGCTATTTTACTGGCTTAA
- a CDS encoding MarR family winged helix-turn-helix transcriptional regulator → MDKHEEVLIAIRQIIRAIDLHSRQLNKELGLTGPQLLIMRSIRDSGEVTIRQISINTNMSQATATTIIDRIEKRGLVERRRSQLDKRKVHAYLTEEGAALLAKAPLPLQDHFIQRFQNLESWEQSLLLSSVQRISTMMNAADLDVAPLLEVGNIAHHQGTPSS, encoded by the coding sequence ATGGATAAACACGAAGAAGTCTTGATCGCCATTCGACAAATCATTCGCGCGATCGATTTACACTCACGACAACTCAATAAAGAACTTGGTTTAACCGGCCCACAATTGCTAATCATGCGTTCAATTCGTGATTCTGGTGAAGTAACGATTCGACAGATTTCAATCAATACCAATATGAGTCAAGCAACGGCTACAACGATTATTGACCGTATTGAAAAGCGTGGCCTCGTTGAACGTCGCCGCAGTCAATTAGATAAACGCAAAGTACACGCCTACTTAACCGAAGAAGGCGCGGCACTGCTTGCTAAAGCACCTTTGCCATTGCAAGATCACTTTATTCAACGTTTTCAAAATTTAGAAAGTTGGGAACAATCCTTATTACTTTCTTCTGTACAACGCATTTCAACCATGATGAACGCCGCCGATCTGGATGTTGCCCCCTTACTTGAAGTGGGTAATATTGCCCATCATCAAGGCACACCAAGCAGCTAA